A region of Nocardioides sp. JS614 DNA encodes the following proteins:
- a CDS encoding MMPL family transporter, with protein MFDTLARFIVQHRWVTIAAWLIAALAIVPFAPRLGDVTNSDEASFLPDSYESAQADDLARTAFPDRSGATALLVFSREDGTRLTATDQRQVGAVVQDLNAAGIDGVRGAQTGAPESLSPDGKLQLGQVGFEGSSGEERVMDAAETVRDEAAQALEGSDLEVGMTGDAAIKADDADAHSTAEMTVGIATIGLILLLLLVMFRSPVAALLPLASIALVFGIASSLIALTAQGLGFDVSLDLPPLLTVVLFGIGTDYILFTLFRYRERLRAGERDPDAVVHAVGKVGEVITFAAFVVIMAFSALGLSELGSLQTMAPGLVIGVAVMWLAGVTLVPAVVAVLGPRVFWPSKSWQTTPTKSTYRRIGGLVSRRPAVMALASGGALLALAGGALFYTADYDSINQLPSDAESRQAYEQLRESFPAGSITPTQVYVTGDQPIDQDALAALARDSARPEGVSAVKEPIYSPDGRTARIDVILADNPYSNAALDAVDGPIREAAHESGAGDQVLVGGQTASSVDIRDATNRDYLVVFPAAALAIGLLLAWLLRSLVAPLYLLAAVMLGFSATLGVTVGAFQGLFGETGLKSTLPVIVYLFVVAVGTDYSILMAARLREERRAGSPPRVATARGVEHAGPAIAAAGLILAGTFTSLLLTGIASLMQIGFAVSIGILVAALVMATILVPSLTALLGRWAWWPGHRDTGDTGDGEDEGGPAYDDSRAGAVSVPADRPS; from the coding sequence ATGTTCGACACGCTGGCCCGCTTCATCGTTCAACACCGCTGGGTCACGATCGCTGCGTGGCTGATCGCCGCGCTCGCGATCGTGCCCTTCGCCCCCCGCCTCGGGGACGTCACCAACTCCGACGAGGCGAGCTTCCTGCCCGACTCCTACGAGTCCGCGCAGGCCGACGACCTGGCGCGCACCGCCTTCCCCGACCGGTCGGGCGCCACCGCGCTGCTCGTCTTCAGCCGCGAGGACGGCACCCGGCTCACCGCCACCGACCAGCGCCAGGTCGGCGCGGTCGTCCAGGACCTGAACGCCGCCGGCATCGACGGTGTACGCGGCGCGCAGACCGGCGCGCCGGAGTCGCTCTCGCCGGACGGCAAGCTCCAGCTCGGGCAGGTCGGCTTCGAGGGCAGCTCGGGGGAGGAGCGGGTGATGGACGCCGCCGAGACCGTGCGCGACGAGGCGGCCCAGGCCCTCGAGGGCAGCGACCTCGAGGTCGGGATGACCGGCGACGCGGCGATCAAGGCCGACGACGCCGACGCGCACAGCACCGCCGAGATGACGGTCGGCATCGCCACCATCGGCCTGATCCTGCTCCTGCTGCTGGTGATGTTCCGCAGCCCGGTGGCCGCCCTGCTGCCGCTCGCCTCGATCGCGCTGGTCTTCGGCATCGCGAGCTCGCTGATCGCCCTCACCGCGCAAGGACTGGGCTTCGACGTGAGCCTCGACCTGCCGCCGCTGCTGACCGTGGTGCTCTTCGGCATCGGCACCGACTACATCCTGTTCACCCTGTTCCGCTACCGCGAGCGGCTGCGGGCGGGGGAGCGCGACCCCGATGCGGTGGTGCACGCCGTCGGGAAGGTCGGTGAGGTGATCACCTTCGCCGCGTTCGTCGTGATCATGGCGTTCTCCGCCCTCGGCCTCTCCGAGCTCGGCTCGCTGCAGACCATGGCTCCCGGCCTGGTGATCGGGGTCGCGGTGATGTGGCTGGCCGGCGTCACGCTGGTGCCCGCGGTCGTCGCGGTGCTCGGTCCCCGGGTGTTCTGGCCCTCGAAGTCCTGGCAGACCACGCCGACGAAGTCGACGTACCGCCGCATCGGCGGCCTGGTCTCGCGCCGGCCCGCGGTGATGGCCCTCGCCTCCGGCGGTGCGCTGCTCGCCCTGGCCGGCGGTGCGCTGTTCTACACCGCGGACTACGACAGCATCAACCAGCTGCCCTCCGACGCCGAGTCCCGCCAGGCCTACGAGCAGCTGCGCGAGTCGTTCCCCGCCGGCTCGATCACCCCGACCCAGGTCTACGTGACCGGCGACCAGCCGATCGACCAGGACGCGCTCGCCGCCCTCGCTCGGGACAGCGCCCGTCCCGAGGGTGTGTCCGCGGTCAAGGAGCCGATCTACAGCCCGGACGGCCGGACCGCCCGGATCGACGTCATCCTGGCCGACAACCCGTACTCCAACGCGGCGCTGGACGCCGTCGACGGCCCGATCCGCGAGGCCGCCCACGAGTCCGGGGCGGGTGACCAGGTGCTGGTCGGCGGCCAGACCGCGTCCAGCGTCGACATCCGCGACGCGACCAACCGGGACTACCTGGTGGTCTTCCCGGCCGCCGCCCTCGCGATCGGGCTGCTCCTCGCCTGGCTGCTGCGCAGCCTGGTGGCGCCGCTGTACCTGCTCGCCGCCGTCATGCTCGGCTTCTCGGCCACCCTCGGCGTGACCGTCGGGGCGTTCCAGGGGCTGTTCGGGGAGACCGGCCTGAAGTCGACCCTGCCGGTGATCGTCTACCTGTTCGTGGTCGCGGTCGGCACCGACTACAGCATCCTGATGGCCGCCCGGCTGCGGGAGGAGCGGCGAGCCGGCAGCCCGCCACGGGTCGCGACCGCGCGCGGGGTCGAGCACGCCGGCCCCGCCATCGCTGCCGCCGGCCTGATCCTCGCCGGCACCTTCACCTCGCTGCTCCTCACCGGCATCGCCTCGCTGATGCAGATCGGCTTCGCCGTCTCGATCGGCATCCTGGTCGCCGCCCTCGTCATGGCGACGATCCTGGTGCCGAGCCTCACCGCGCTGCTCGGCCGGTGGGCCTGGTGGCCCGGCCACCGCGACACCGGCGACACCGGCGACGGGGAGGACGAGGGCGGGCCGGCGTACGACGACAGCCGGGCCGGCGCGGTCTCGGTGCCCGCAGACCGGCCGTCATGA
- the mshD gene encoding mycothiol synthase, which yields MDDHAADLLAAVAEVARAAEAADGAAPLDEATWLALRHHPERVRSWVRAGGFALVIGADLSLVVHPQARGRGLGAGLLSSALAGLSAGMPLEAWSHGDHPAAAALARSHGFERARELWVMRRQMASALPQLRAPDGVTVRAFRADSGDAEEVLRVNAAAFAHHPEQGSMDATNLAERMAEPWFDPDGLLLATSAAADGGEQVLGFHWTKVHPGDAGAGAGPGVEVGEVYVVGIDPAAQGRGLGKVLTLAGLHHLAGRGVPEVLLYVESDNRPAIAVYAGLGFTHADDDTHVQYRR from the coding sequence GTGGACGATCACGCCGCCGACCTCCTCGCTGCCGTCGCCGAGGTCGCCCGGGCCGCCGAGGCCGCGGACGGCGCGGCCCCGCTGGACGAGGCGACCTGGCTGGCGCTGCGCCACCACCCGGAGCGGGTGCGGTCCTGGGTGCGCGCGGGCGGGTTCGCGCTGGTGATCGGGGCCGACCTGAGCCTCGTCGTACACCCGCAGGCGCGGGGCCGCGGGCTGGGCGCGGGCCTGCTCTCGTCGGCGCTGGCGGGGCTGTCCGCCGGGATGCCGCTGGAGGCGTGGTCGCACGGTGACCACCCGGCCGCCGCGGCCCTGGCTCGGTCGCACGGGTTCGAGCGGGCGCGGGAGCTGTGGGTGATGCGCCGGCAGATGGCGTCAGCGTTGCCGCAGCTGCGGGCGCCGGACGGGGTGACGGTGCGGGCCTTCCGGGCGGACTCCGGGGATGCCGAGGAGGTGCTGCGGGTCAACGCCGCCGCGTTCGCCCACCACCCCGAGCAGGGCTCGATGGACGCCACGAACCTGGCCGAGCGGATGGCCGAGCCGTGGTTCGACCCCGACGGGCTGCTGTTGGCGACCTCGGCGGCTGCGGATGGTGGCGAGCAGGTGCTGGGCTTCCACTGGACCAAGGTGCATCCGGGCGATGCCGGGGCCGGGGCCGGGCCCGGGGTCGAGGTCGGGGAGGTGTACGTCGTCGGCATCGACCCGGCGGCGCAGGGGCGCGGGCTCGGCAAGGTGCTGACGCTGGCCGGGCTGCACCACCTGGCCGGACGCGGCGTACCCGAGGTGCTGCTCTACGTCGAGTCCGACAACCGGCCCGCGATCGCGGTGTACGCCGGCCTCGGGTTCACGCACGCCGACGACGACACGCACGTGCAGTACCGCCGCTAG
- the ygfZ gene encoding CAF17-like 4Fe-4S cluster assembly/insertion protein YgfZ — protein sequence MRSPLLDLPGAVAGDGVDRDVAAHYGSFNGEQRTLESGQGFVDLSHRDVVRISGPDRLTWLHSLTTQHFEALAPRLWTGALVLSPQGHVEHAFFGYDDGGGDDGAFTAHTEPGAAAALVEFLDRMRFMMRVEVADVTDELAVTWRPSASAEGPYAGYELIRRDQLTAYAEAAGPACGLWAFEALRIARGEPRLGLDTDHRTIPNEAGWIGPAVHLDKGCYRGQETVARVHTLGRPPRRLTLLHLDGSENRLPPVGADLLLGDPADGKVVGFVGTSARHYELGPIALAMVKRNVPLDAPLTVDGMPAAQEVVVDPEVGLHVRPLR from the coding sequence ATGAGGAGCCCGCTGCTGGACCTGCCCGGAGCCGTGGCCGGGGACGGCGTCGACCGTGACGTGGCCGCGCACTACGGCTCGTTCAACGGCGAGCAGCGCACCCTCGAGTCCGGCCAGGGGTTCGTCGACCTCTCCCACCGCGACGTGGTCCGCATCTCCGGCCCGGACCGGCTGACCTGGCTGCACTCGCTGACCACCCAGCACTTCGAGGCGCTCGCCCCGAGGCTGTGGACCGGCGCGCTGGTGCTCAGCCCGCAGGGCCACGTCGAGCACGCCTTCTTCGGCTACGACGACGGCGGGGGCGACGACGGCGCCTTCACCGCCCACACCGAGCCCGGCGCGGCCGCCGCGCTGGTGGAGTTCCTCGACCGGATGCGGTTCATGATGCGGGTCGAGGTCGCCGACGTCACCGACGAGCTCGCGGTCACCTGGCGCCCGTCCGCCAGCGCCGAGGGCCCGTACGCCGGCTACGAGCTGATCCGCCGCGACCAGCTGACGGCGTACGCCGAGGCCGCGGGCCCGGCCTGCGGCCTCTGGGCGTTCGAGGCGCTCCGGATCGCGCGTGGCGAGCCGCGCCTGGGCCTGGACACCGACCACCGCACGATCCCCAACGAGGCCGGCTGGATCGGCCCGGCCGTGCACCTGGACAAGGGCTGCTACCGCGGCCAGGAGACCGTCGCCCGGGTGCACACCCTGGGCCGGCCGCCGCGGCGGCTCACCCTGCTGCACCTGGACGGCTCGGAGAACCGGCTGCCCCCGGTCGGCGCCGACCTGCTGCTCGGGGACCCCGCCGACGGCAAGGTCGTCGGCTTCGTCGGCACCTCCGCGCGCCACTACGAGCTCGGCCCGATCGCGCTGGCCATGGTCAAGCGCAACGTCCCGCTCGACGCCCCCCTCACCGTCGACGGCATGCCGGCGGCCCAGGAGGTCGTGGTCGACCCCGAGGTCGGCCTGCACGTCCGCCCGCTGCGCTGA
- a CDS encoding Fur family transcriptional regulator, with translation MTEELAARLREQGYRLTPQRQLVLQAVEKLGHATPDEVLAEVHAQSSAVNVSTIYRTLEVLEELGLVRHAHLSDRAPTYHSVTDREHFHLVCRNCHKVVSVDPEVIGPLAERLVRDHGFVIDVGHLAVFGRCTDCEEDR, from the coding sequence GTGACCGAGGAGCTCGCGGCGCGGCTGCGGGAGCAGGGCTACCGACTCACCCCGCAGCGCCAGCTGGTGCTGCAGGCGGTCGAGAAGCTCGGCCACGCGACGCCGGACGAGGTGCTCGCCGAGGTGCACGCCCAGTCCAGCGCGGTCAACGTCTCCACGATCTACCGCACCCTGGAGGTGCTCGAGGAGCTCGGCCTGGTGCGGCACGCGCACCTGTCCGACCGGGCGCCGACGTACCACTCGGTGACCGACCGCGAGCACTTCCACCTGGTCTGCCGGAATTGCCACAAGGTCGTCTCCGTTGACCCAGAAGTGATCGGGCCGCTCGCCGAGCGGCTCGTGCGCGACCATGGCTTCGTCATCGACGTGGGCCACCTGGCGGTCTTCGGCCGCTGCACCGACTGCGAGGAGGACCGATGA
- a CDS encoding FABP family protein: MPFELPDNLHPDCGPVAWLLGRWGGRGHGDYPTIEGFQYGQELVFTHDGRPFFHYFARAWIVDDAGEKVREAAQEAGFLRCKPEGRVELLLTHNTGFAEVWYGEAADGKLELTTDAVVRTESAKEYTGGKRLYGNVEGDLLYAYDMAAMGQPLQPHLWARLVRQ, encoded by the coding sequence ATGCCGTTCGAGCTCCCCGACAACCTGCACCCCGACTGCGGACCGGTGGCCTGGCTGCTCGGCCGTTGGGGCGGCCGCGGGCACGGCGACTATCCGACGATCGAGGGCTTCCAGTACGGCCAGGAGCTGGTCTTCACCCACGACGGCCGGCCGTTCTTCCACTACTTCGCCCGCGCCTGGATCGTCGACGACGCCGGCGAGAAGGTCCGCGAGGCCGCGCAGGAGGCGGGCTTCCTGCGCTGCAAGCCCGAGGGCCGGGTCGAGCTGCTGCTCACCCACAACACCGGCTTCGCCGAGGTCTGGTACGGCGAGGCCGCCGACGGCAAGCTCGAGCTGACGACCGACGCGGTCGTGCGCACCGAGTCCGCGAAGGAGTACACCGGCGGCAAGCGTCTCTACGGCAACGTCGAGGGCGACCTGCTGTACGCCTACGACATGGCGGCCATGGGCCAGCCGCTCCAGCCGCACCTGTGGGCGCGGCTGGTCCGGCAGTGA
- a CDS encoding DsrE family protein — MARPLVVKVTCGADDPERANQALTVAAIALSAGAEVSLWLTGEAAWLGAGRGGFALPEATPAADLVAAVLAAGRVTVCTQCAARRGLGPDDLLEGVRIAGAAAYVEEVLAPDVQALVY, encoded by the coding sequence ATGGCACGCCCACTCGTCGTCAAGGTCACCTGCGGAGCCGACGACCCGGAGCGCGCCAACCAGGCCCTCACGGTCGCCGCGATAGCGCTGAGCGCGGGGGCCGAGGTGAGCCTGTGGCTGACCGGCGAGGCGGCCTGGCTGGGCGCGGGGCGGGGCGGGTTCGCGCTGCCGGAGGCGACGCCGGCGGCCGACCTGGTGGCGGCGGTGCTGGCGGCCGGTCGGGTGACCGTGTGCACCCAGTGCGCGGCGCGACGCGGGCTCGGCCCGGACGACCTGCTCGAAGGCGTGCGGATCGCCGGGGCCGCGGCGTACGTCGAGGAGGTGCTGGCCCCCGATGTGCAGGCGTTGGTGTACTGA
- a CDS encoding type IV toxin-antitoxin system AbiEi family antitoxin domain-containing protein, translating into MDELARLLQEQDGVIGRAQALTVGATPTSIARALRRHDWVAVHPGVYVEYTGPLTWQQRAWAAVLACSPAALYGASARRAHEGPGRRDHDDSVIHVAVDRDRHLVTPAGTRLHRVAGFADRVAWNLGPPRIRYDDTVLDLAAGAPARLGMVAALADACGTRRTTAARLLDRLGERSWIPHRDLLRAVLADVAEGTCSVLEHGYLTEVERAHGLPAGERQAARVTGGSTSYLDVRYAALNLVVELDGRLVHGTAAARDRDLQRDLTTAVEEAGTTLRLGYGQVFDRPCATAAAVAGVMQRLGWGGTPTPCEKCGGSDEPAG; encoded by the coding sequence ATGGACGAGTTGGCACGGCTGCTGCAGGAGCAGGACGGGGTGATCGGGCGCGCCCAGGCCCTCACGGTCGGCGCCACGCCCACCTCGATCGCCCGCGCGCTGCGGCGCCACGACTGGGTCGCGGTGCATCCGGGCGTGTACGTCGAGTACACCGGCCCGCTGACCTGGCAGCAGCGCGCCTGGGCGGCGGTGCTCGCCTGCTCGCCCGCGGCGCTGTACGGCGCGTCGGCCCGGCGCGCCCACGAGGGCCCCGGCCGGCGCGACCACGACGACTCGGTGATCCACGTGGCCGTCGACCGCGACCGTCACCTCGTCACCCCGGCCGGGACCCGGCTGCACCGCGTGGCGGGCTTCGCGGACCGGGTTGCGTGGAACCTCGGGCCGCCGCGGATCCGCTACGACGACACGGTCCTCGACCTGGCCGCCGGCGCCCCCGCCCGTCTCGGCATGGTGGCCGCGCTCGCCGACGCCTGCGGAACGCGCCGGACCACCGCCGCCCGGCTGCTGGACCGGCTCGGCGAGCGCTCCTGGATCCCGCACCGCGACCTCCTCCGCGCCGTCCTGGCCGACGTCGCGGAGGGGACCTGTTCGGTGCTGGAACACGGCTACCTCACCGAGGTCGAGCGCGCTCACGGCCTGCCGGCGGGCGAGCGCCAGGCGGCGCGGGTCACCGGCGGGAGCACGTCGTACCTCGACGTCCGGTACGCCGCCCTCAACCTGGTCGTCGAGCTCGACGGACGGCTGGTCCACGGCACCGCGGCCGCGCGTGACCGCGACCTGCAGCGTGACCTCACGACGGCGGTCGAGGAGGCCGGCACCACGCTGCGGCTCGGCTACGGCCAGGTCTTCGACCGGCCCTGCGCGACCGCGGCGGCGGTGGCGGGCGTCATGCAGCGGCTCGGCTGGGGCGGCACGCCCACGCCCTGCGAGAAGTGCGGTGGGTCGGATGAACCAGCGGGCTGA
- a CDS encoding alpha/beta hydrolase: protein MTNAPRWTERLQIRVETLALRAAMGLPERVQRLLGGRAIVRDGQTLAADTQLMLRMQRLVREPGAETLPIPEGRAAIRRHAGMTGGRQRIGAVRDLTVADRPARLYTPTGAAASGPLLLFFHGGGFMYGDLGSHDASCRFLAERSGVRVLAVGYRLGPERPFPAAYDDALAAHGWLVDHASEVGADPARLAVGGDSAGGNLAAVVAIEAARAGLPLAFQLLVYPATDAVRETASAELFADGFYLTKAFMDLANTSYIGRTDPRDPRVSPLYAELPAGLAPAYVATAGFDPLRDEGEAYARRLSEAGATVELRRFTDQIHGFFNIVGAGRTSRAATAEIAAKLKSALH, encoded by the coding sequence GTGACCAACGCCCCGCGCTGGACCGAGCGCCTGCAGATCCGTGTCGAGACGCTGGCTCTGCGGGCTGCGATGGGGCTGCCCGAGCGGGTGCAGCGGCTGCTGGGCGGCCGGGCGATCGTCCGCGACGGCCAGACCCTCGCGGCCGATACCCAGCTGATGCTGCGGATGCAGCGGCTGGTGCGCGAGCCCGGCGCCGAGACGCTGCCGATCCCCGAGGGCCGGGCCGCCATCCGGCGGCACGCCGGCATGACCGGCGGCCGGCAGCGGATCGGCGCCGTCCGCGACCTCACCGTGGCCGACCGCCCGGCCCGGCTCTACACGCCGACCGGCGCCGCGGCCTCGGGCCCGCTGTTGCTGTTCTTCCACGGCGGCGGCTTCATGTACGGCGACCTGGGCTCCCACGACGCGTCCTGCCGGTTCCTGGCCGAGCGGTCCGGGGTGCGGGTGCTCGCGGTCGGCTACCGGCTCGGGCCCGAGCGGCCGTTCCCGGCGGCGTACGACGACGCGCTCGCCGCCCACGGCTGGCTCGTCGACCACGCGAGCGAGGTGGGCGCCGACCCCGCCCGGCTCGCCGTCGGCGGCGACTCCGCGGGCGGCAACCTGGCCGCGGTGGTGGCCATCGAGGCGGCCCGCGCCGGGCTGCCGCTGGCGTTCCAGCTGCTCGTCTACCCGGCGACCGACGCGGTCCGCGAGACCGCCAGCGCCGAGCTGTTCGCCGACGGGTTCTACCTCACCAAGGCGTTCATGGACCTCGCCAACACCTCCTACATCGGCCGCACCGACCCCCGCGACCCGCGGGTCTCGCCGCTGTACGCCGAGCTGCCGGCCGGCCTGGCGCCGGCGTACGTCGCGACCGCCGGTTTCGACCCGCTCCGCGACGAGGGCGAGGCCTACGCCCGCCGGCTCTCCGAGGCCGGGGCCACGGTCGAGCTGCGGCGCTTCACCGACCAGATCCACGGCTTCTTCAACATCGTCGGCGCCGGCCGCACCAGCCGCGCCGCCACCGCCGAGATCGCCGCGAAGCTCAAGTCCGCGCTGCACTGA
- a CDS encoding RNA degradosome polyphosphate kinase, whose translation MSLESLPSDAVSSRGEEVPEEPFDVEPPYQPDHDEIAAVEKYDDRFLDRELSWLRFNQRVLELAEDSRLPLLERARFLAIFTSNLDEFFMVRVAGLKRRIAAGVAVPAASGLMPTEVLDVILSTTRGLLERQGRVFRDEVVPALAAAGIELVRWGDLDREEQKTCKRLFRDRVFPVLTPLAVDPAHPFPYISGLSLNLAVLIRNPRTGKEHFARVKVPPIFARFVPVGNQRFVPLEDVIREHLKRLFPGMEVLEVHTFRVTRNEDLEVEEDDAENILAALEKELLRRRFGPPVRLEVEESIAPQVLDLLMSELGISEEEVFRLRGPLDLRGLHDIADLPRQELKYPAFLPSTHPRLAEVESAAPVDVFKATRRHDVLLHHPYDSFATSVQRFLEQAAADPHVLAIKQTLYRTSGDSPIIDALVDAAEAGKQVLVIVEIKARFDEEANIRWARKLEQAGCHVVYGLVGLKTHCKLSMVVRDEPDGIRRYTHIGTGNYNPKTSRLYEDLGLLTTDERIGEDVAHLFNNLSGWSRNATYDELLVAPDSIRTGLVDQIHQEVAHHQAGRPARIRLKANSVVDEAVIDALYLASQAGVPVELLVRGICALRPGVPGLSETIAVRSILGRFLEHSRIFWFENGGDPTAWIGSADMMHRNLDRRVEVLVRLPDEDSVGQVGRLLDLAFDPDTIAWDLDSTGEWRRNDGDTHLQEALIESQRRRRTSP comes from the coding sequence ATGAGCCTGGAGAGCCTGCCCTCGGACGCCGTCTCCAGCCGCGGCGAGGAGGTCCCGGAGGAGCCCTTCGACGTGGAGCCGCCGTACCAGCCCGACCACGACGAGATCGCCGCGGTCGAGAAGTACGACGACCGCTTCCTCGACCGGGAGCTCTCCTGGCTCCGGTTCAACCAGCGGGTGCTCGAGCTCGCCGAGGACAGCCGGCTGCCGCTGCTCGAGCGGGCCCGGTTCCTGGCGATCTTCACCAGCAACCTTGACGAGTTCTTCATGGTCCGGGTCGCCGGCCTCAAGCGCCGGATCGCGGCCGGGGTGGCCGTGCCGGCCGCGTCCGGGCTGATGCCGACCGAGGTGCTGGACGTGATCCTCTCGACGACCCGTGGACTGCTCGAGCGGCAGGGCCGGGTGTTCCGCGACGAGGTGGTGCCCGCGCTCGCCGCCGCCGGGATCGAGCTGGTCCGCTGGGGCGACCTGGACCGCGAGGAGCAGAAGACCTGCAAGCGGCTGTTCCGCGACCGGGTGTTCCCGGTGCTGACCCCGCTCGCCGTCGACCCGGCCCACCCGTTCCCCTACATCTCCGGGCTCTCGCTCAACCTGGCCGTGCTGATCCGCAACCCGCGCACCGGCAAGGAGCACTTCGCGCGGGTGAAGGTGCCGCCGATCTTCGCCCGGTTCGTGCCGGTCGGGAACCAGCGGTTCGTGCCGCTGGAGGACGTGATCCGCGAGCACCTCAAGCGGCTGTTCCCCGGCATGGAGGTGCTCGAGGTGCACACCTTCCGGGTCACCCGCAACGAGGACCTGGAGGTCGAGGAGGACGACGCCGAGAACATCCTGGCCGCGCTGGAGAAGGAGCTGCTGCGCCGCCGGTTCGGCCCGCCGGTGCGCCTGGAGGTCGAGGAGTCGATCGCGCCGCAGGTGCTCGACCTGCTGATGTCCGAGCTCGGCATCTCCGAGGAGGAGGTGTTCCGGCTGCGCGGCCCGCTGGACCTGCGCGGCCTGCACGACATCGCCGACCTGCCCCGCCAGGAGCTGAAGTACCCCGCGTTCTTGCCCTCCACCCATCCCCGGCTCGCCGAGGTGGAGTCGGCCGCGCCGGTCGACGTCTTCAAGGCGACCCGGCGCCACGACGTGCTGCTGCACCACCCCTACGACTCGTTCGCGACCTCGGTGCAGCGCTTCCTCGAGCAGGCCGCCGCCGACCCGCACGTGCTGGCGATCAAGCAGACGCTGTACCGCACGTCCGGCGACTCCCCCATCATCGACGCGCTCGTCGACGCCGCCGAGGCCGGCAAGCAGGTGCTGGTGATCGTCGAGATCAAGGCCCGCTTCGACGAGGAGGCCAACATCCGCTGGGCCCGCAAGCTCGAGCAGGCCGGCTGCCACGTGGTCTACGGCCTGGTCGGGCTGAAGACCCACTGCAAGCTCTCGATGGTGGTCCGCGACGAGCCCGACGGGATCCGCCGCTACACCCACATCGGCACCGGCAACTACAACCCGAAGACCTCCCGGCTCTACGAGGACCTCGGCCTGCTGACCACCGACGAGCGGATCGGCGAGGACGTCGCCCACCTGTTCAACAACCTCTCCGGGTGGTCGCGCAACGCGACGTACGACGAGCTGCTGGTCGCACCGGACTCGATCCGCACCGGCCTGGTCGACCAGATCCACCAGGAGGTCGCCCACCACCAGGCCGGGCGGCCGGCCCGGATCCGGCTGAAGGCCAACTCCGTGGTCGACGAGGCGGTCATCGACGCGCTCTACCTGGCCTCCCAGGCCGGGGTGCCGGTCGAGCTGCTGGTCCGCGGCATCTGCGCGCTGCGCCCCGGCGTGCCCGGGCTCTCGGAGACGATCGCGGTGCGCTCGATCCTCGGGCGGTTCCTCGAGCACAGCCGGATCTTCTGGTTCGAGAACGGCGGGGACCCGACCGCGTGGATCGGGTCGGCCGACATGATGCACCGCAACCTGGACCGTCGGGTCGAGGTGCTGGTGCGGCTGCCCGACGAGGACAGCGTCGGCCAGGTCGGCCGGCTGCTCGACCTCGCCTTCGACCCCGACACCATCGCCTGGGACCTGGACAGCACCGGTGAGTGGCGCCGCAACGACGGCGACACGCACCTCCAGGAGGCGCTGATCGAGTCGCAGCGGCGGCGCCGTACGTCGCCGTGA
- a CDS encoding DUF47 domain-containing protein: MGLRFRPVDTSFYDLFTESAHHLVTGAELLAEMLSEAADHEDVARRMREAEHNADETTHALIRKVNSTFVTPFDREDIYALGSGLDDVMDMMDEVVDLILLYEVKVMPPELSTQVEVLQRCAELTAAAMPNLRSMHSLEEYWIEVNRLENTGDRNHRRTLAKLFSGEFKTIEVLKLKDIVESLEEAIDAFEKVANIVEQIAVKES, translated from the coding sequence GTGGGTTTGAGATTCCGACCCGTCGACACGTCGTTCTACGACCTGTTCACCGAGTCCGCACACCACCTCGTCACCGGGGCCGAGCTGCTTGCCGAGATGCTCAGCGAGGCCGCCGACCACGAGGACGTGGCCCGACGCATGCGCGAGGCCGAGCACAACGCCGACGAGACCACCCACGCGCTGATCCGCAAGGTCAACTCGACCTTCGTGACGCCGTTCGACCGGGAGGACATCTACGCGCTCGGGTCGGGCCTCGACGACGTGATGGACATGATGGACGAGGTCGTCGACCTGATCCTGCTCTACGAGGTCAAGGTGATGCCGCCCGAGCTCTCGACCCAGGTCGAGGTGCTCCAGCGCTGCGCCGAGCTGACCGCGGCGGCGATGCCGAACCTGCGGTCGATGCACTCGCTGGAGGAGTACTGGATCGAGGTCAACCGCCTCGAGAACACCGGCGACCGCAACCACCGGCGCACCCTCGCGAAGCTGTTCAGCGGCGAGTTCAAGACCATCGAGGTGCTCAAGCTCAAGGACATCGTCGAGTCTCTCGAGGAGGCGATCGACGCGTTCGAGAAGGTCGCCAACATCGTGGAGCAGATCGCCGTCAAGGAGTCCTGA